In Cucurbita pepo subsp. pepo cultivar mu-cu-16 chromosome LG04, ASM280686v2, whole genome shotgun sequence, the following are encoded in one genomic region:
- the LOC111793668 gene encoding pectinesterase inhibitor 7-like, with amino-acid sequence MNPISLAVAVLVVSLCSFQAQGDDDLIIKACSKTSYNDLCKAILQAAPNSNDADLYGLTQIALNIAAQNVTNIYQTIDKLQNDSSVDSFVDECLTDCLENYQDATDQIEDSVTALEFKAFNDVRTWVAAAMSDVATCDLGFKDKPGYQSPVHQMSAVFDQICSIVLTFNHCLIEGNVHLTS; translated from the coding sequence ATGAACCCCATTTCACTCGCTGTGGCTGTTTTGGTGGTTTCCCTCTGTTCCTTCCAAGCACAGGGAGACGATGATCTGATCATCAAAGCCTGCAGCAAAACCTCTTACAACGACCTGTGCAAAGCAATCTTACAAGCAGCACCAAATAGCAATGATGCAGATCTCTATGGATTAACACAAATCGCATTGAACATTGCAGCACAGAATGTTACCAACATATATCAAACCATAGACAAACTTCAAAACGACTCATCCGTAGACAGTTTCGTGGATGAATGCTTGACGGACTGCTTGGAGAATTATCAAGATGCTACTGACCAAATCGAAGATTCTGTCACTGCTTTGGAATTCAAAGCCTTTAACGATGTCAGGACATGGGTTGCTGCTGCCATGAGCGATGTAGCTACCTGCGACCTGGGCTTCAAAGACAAGCCTGGCTATCAATCTCCTGTTCACCAAATGAGTGCCGTTTTTGATCAGATATGCAGCATTGTCTTGACCTTTAATCACTGTTTAATTGAAGGGAATGTTCACCTCACCAGCTAA